Part of the Herpetosiphonaceae bacterium genome is shown below.
AGGTTTGTTGGAAGAAATAGCTCATACGTCGCCGCTTACCTCGCGATAGATGGCGTGAAACGTGATGCGCCCGCTGCGAGGCGCATCACGTCTCACACAATGCTCATCCCGAACGACTACTGCATCTTGCAGGTCGTCTCCGACACGGGCTTGAACGCCTCGGCAGCCGGGATCGTCCGCAAGATCTTCACGTAATCCCAGTCTTCCGTGACCTCGGCGGCGGGCTTGACCTGCGCCAGGTACACGTCGTGGATCACGCGGTGATCCTCAGCCCGAATGGTTGCGTTGCGGGCGAAGAAATCGTTGAATGAGAAGCCTTCCAACTGCTTGACCACATCGTCGGCGCTGTCGGAGCCTGCGCGGCGGATCGCCTCAAGGTACTGCATCGCCGCCGAGTAGTTGCCTGCGTGCGCAAACGAGGGGCGGCTCTGCGTCCGCTGCTGGAATCGGTCGGCCCAGTCACGCGCCTCTTTGTCCATATTCCAGTACCAGGCATCGGTATAGATCGTGCCGTTGAAGGCATCCGCGCCCAGTGCATGAATATCGGTGATGAACATCAGGCCCACGGCCAGCGTCACGCCCTGATTGCGCAAGCCGAACTCGTTGAACTGCTTGACCACGTTGACCAGATCGTTACCGGCCTGCATGGTGCCCAGCACCTCCGGCTTGGGATTGAGCGAGGGCGCTTTCAGCAGAAACGTCGAGAAGTCATCGTTGGGAAACGGCGTCGCATCGCTCTGGATCACCTTGCCGCCGTTACCCTCGATCGCGCTGCGGAAGCTCTTCTCCATGTCCTGCCCGAAGGCATAGTCAG
Proteins encoded:
- a CDS encoding ABC transporter substrate-binding protein; the protein is GQPAPPTGSTTQSPAASAEPSAAASPSESAAAAPSGSAAAAPAGPVTLTDNKVVLAVLNDQSGVYAQLSGNNSVEAVKMAVEDFKAKYGESALGGPIEVISADHQNKPDLANSKAQEMYDRSAADVILDVPTSSAALAVANVAKEKKRLHINITAATTALTGDQCNKYTFHYAYDTYMLANGTGAVVTKDVGKNWYIMYPDYAFGQDMEKSFRSAIEGNGGKVIQSDATPFPNDDFSTFLLKAPSLNPKPEVLGTMQAGNDLVNVVKQFNEFGLRNQGVTLAVGLMFITDIHALGADAFNGTIYTDAWYWNMDKEARDWADRFQQRTQSRPSFAHAGNYSAAMQYLEAIRRAGSDSADDVVKQLEGFSFNDFFARNATIRAEDHRVIHDVYLAQVKPAAEVTEDWDYVKILRTIPAAEAFKPVSETTCKMQ